The following coding sequences are from one Triticum dicoccoides isolate Atlit2015 ecotype Zavitan chromosome 4A, WEW_v2.0, whole genome shotgun sequence window:
- the LOC119289663 gene encoding SKP1-like protein 1 — translation MAAAEACETKMIILKSSDEEEFQVEEVVAMESQTIRHMIDDGCANNKILLPIINSKILSKVIEYCKKHIQAKPTTDTTTRASEAYDGVAPAGPVEDLKNWDAEFVRVNESTLFDLAMAARYLNIKGLLDLTTETLADMIKGKNSEKLLGGGAEDQQ, via the exons ATGGCGGCCGCGGAGGCATGCGAGACTAAGATGATCATTCTCAAGAGCTCAGATGAGGAGGAGTTTCAAGTGGAGGAGGTTGTCGCCATGGAGTCGCAGACCATCCGCCACATGATCGATGACGGCTGTGCCAACAACAAGATCCTGCTCCCCATCATCAACTCCAAGATCCTCTCCAAGGTCATCGAGTACTGCAAGAAGCACATCCAAGCTAAGCCCACCACAGACACCACCACCAGAGCTTCCGAAGCATATGATGGTGTGGCACCTGCCGGCCCCGTCGAGGACCTCAAGAATTGGGATGCCGAATTTGTCAGGGTCAACGAGTCCACCCTTTTTGACCTCGCTATG GCTGCAAGGTATCTCAACATCAAGGGACTGCTAGACCTGACCACCGAGACTCTTGCCGACATGATAAAGGGCAAGAATTCGGAGAAGCTTCTAGGCGGAGGAGCAGAAGATCAACAGTGA